Genomic window (Leptotrichia sp. oral taxon 212):
AATTACGGTGTATCTTGCAGCAGTTATAGGAGCGTTAATTGGATTTTTATGGTATAACTTCTATCCTGCACAGGTGTTTATGGGAGATACAGGATCTCTTACATTAGGTGGAATATTGGGAATAATAGTAATATTTTTGAAACAGGAACTGCTGTTGCCGATAGCAGGATTCATATTTATTATGGAAGCGCTTTCGGTAATGATACAGGTATGGCATTATAAAACATTTAAGAAAAGGGTGTTCAGAATGGCTCCTATACATCATCATTTTGAAATGCTCGGAATACCTGAAACAAAAGTTACTATCAGATTCTGGATAATAACTATTATGATGTGTCTTTTGACATTTGTAATATTGAAATTAAGATAGAAATATGAATTTTATAATATAAAAATTTTATAATAATGATAAAAGAAATAAAAAATGAAGTCATGTAATATTCAGATTAGCTTAAATCATAAGAAAAAGACTGTAAAATGAAAAGAGGAAAATAAAAATGAAAAAGGCTGTAGTATTCGGTGCTGGATTGAGTGGACATGGAGCCAAGGAATTATTAGAAAAAAATGGTTATGAAGTATATCTGGTAGATGATAAAAATGGAATACCTTCAAAAGAAGCGATTGATCTTCTGGATAAGGAAAAGATAGAATTTATTGTAAAAAGCCCTGGTATTCCATGGAAGGTGGAATTGCTTGTAAAAGCTGAAAACAAAAATATAAAAATAATTTCTGAAATAGATTTGGCGTATAAATACATGAATAAAAATATAAAGATTATATCTTTTACAGGGACAAATGGAAAAACAACAACAGCCACTAAAATGTATGAACTGATGGAATATTCAGGAAAAAAAGTTAAACTTGCAGGGAATGCGGGATATTCCTTTGCAAAACTTGTAGCTGACGAGGAAGATCTTGAATATATAGTTTTGGAATTAAGCAGCTACCAGCTTGAAAATAATCCTCAGGTACATTCGTATATTGCCGGAATAATAAATCTTACTCCTGATCACCTTGCAAGATACGATTCTGTTGAAGATTACTACATTACAAAATTTAATATTTTTGCGAGACAGACAGAACAGGATTTTGCACTGATTAATCAAGATGATGAGGTTTTTCAGAAATTATATGATGAAAAGAAATTGTGGAAAAATATAAAAGCGGAAAAAGTTTATATGAGCAAAGAAAAAAAAGGTAACATCTTTGTCATGGACGGAATAATCTATACAATGAAAGATCTTGAAAAAAAAGCTGAAGAAATTAAAGATGAAGAGCTGCATAAATATGCCGAACCTCTTGTATCTGTTCGGGAACTTTCTTTGAAAGGTAAACATAATCTTGAAAATATGCTGTTTTTAATAGGAGCTGCAAAATTATTGGAAATTCCCAATGAACAGACAGCTGAATTTTTAAAAACAACAAAGGCTTTGGAACATCGTCTTGAAAACTTTTTTATCAGGAAAAATACAATTTTTATAAATGACTCAAAAGGAACTAATGTTGAGTCAACATTAAAAGCCATAGATTCTTTTGATAATTCGATTATACTGATTTGTGGAGGAGACGATAAGAAAATATCCAATAAAGAATTAGTTGAAAGAATAAAGCAAAGAGTAGATTCTGTTTATTTAATAGGGGATAATGCTCCTTTACTTATAAAGGACATGGAAGAAATAGGATATAAAAATTATAGAAATATGGGGACTTTAGAAAATATACTTGATTATTTTAAAGAAAATATGGATTTTTCTAAGGAACAGACGGTACTGTTTTCCCCTGCAACGTCAAGTTTCTGTCAATTTAAAAATTTTGAACATAGGGGGAGAGTCTTTAAAGAATTGACAGAAAAACTTTTAGGATATTAATGAATAATAGGAGACTAAATTGAAAAATAGAAGAATGTTAGGAACGACTCTTATAATTGTAATGATAATTTTAATGGGTCTGAGTATTGCTATGATAGCAAGCGTAAGCTTTCCAAGAGGGTATAAGGAATTTAAAAATAACTATTATTTTGTAATACGGCAGTTTGTCTGGTTTGGAGTTGGAACTGGAATTTTCTTTTTTACTTCAAGATTTAAATATACATGGTATAAAAAGATAAAGTTGCATTTGTATATACTTGGGCTGGGATTTCTTGTAGCTGTTCTTTTTTCGAGGGAAGTAAATGGAGCCACAAGATGGTTTTCATTTTCAGGATTTAATATGCAGCCATCGGAAATGGCAAAATTGATAATAATAATATATTTGGCAGGGATAATAGATTTCTGTGAAAAAAGAAAAATAAGACCTGAAAAGCTTGGCTTTTTTCTTAGATTGTTAATTCCGTTACTGGTATATATAATTCTTATTATAGCTGAGAAAGCATTCAGTAGTACTGTTCAAATTACTCTTATAGGTATGTCAATGATATTTGTTTCAGGAGTAAATATCATTCAATTTCTCACTACATGCTTAATTATAGGAGGCGCAGGAATAATAAGTGTAATGAGTACACCGTACAGAATGAAAAGATTTATGGGATTTAAGTCTTCTGAACTGAGTTATCAGGTAGAACAGTCGCTCATAGCAATAGGAAGTGGAAAACTTATCGGTAAGTTTTATGGAAATGGATTGCAGAAGTTTTTCTATCTTCCGGAAATTCATACAGACTATATATTTTCAGGTTATGCTGAAGAAATGGGATTCATAGGTTCGATAATCCTTATTCTGATTTATATTATCCTGCTATTAGTAATTTTAATAACATTAGCTGAAAAAAAGGATAGGTATGCAAAATATATTTTAACTGGAATATTTGTGATGTTTTCCTCACAAATATTGGGAAATATAGCAGTTGTATTAAATATAGTTCCTTCAACAGGTATACCGTTACCTCTGTTAAGCTATGGAGGGAGTACGACAATTGTAACAATGGCAGCATTAGGAATAGTGTATAATATTATAAAGTCACTGTACATAGAGAAGGAACAGGAAAGGCTTAAGGAAGAAGAAATAGTAGAGAAAAATTAGGAATTTTAAGTTTTAAATATTAAAATTAAAAAAAGAGAGAAATGGAGAAAGAGTCATGAAAAAAGTAGTATTTACAACAGGAGGAACAGGAGGACATATATATCCTGCATTATCTATTGCGAGAAAATTAAGGGAAAAAAATACAGAAATATTGTTTATAGGAACAAAGCATAGAATGGAAAAGGAACTGATACCGAATGAAAATTTTAAATTTATAGGACTTGATGTACTTCCTCTGAAATCCATAATTTCTTTTTTTAAAATGGCAGGAGCTGTATTTAAGACAATAGGAATACTGAAGAAAGAAAAGCCGACAGAAATAATAGGTTTTGGAAATTATATAACAATACCTGTTCTTGTAGCGGCCATAGTATTAAGAATACCTTATTACCTACAGGAACAGAACTGTACAATGGGTCAGGCAAATAAATATTTTTACAGATGGGCTAAGAAAGTATTTATAGCTTTTGAGAATACTCTGGACAGCGTACCTGAAAAGTATAAATCAAAATTTGTTGTAACTGGAAATCCGTTAAGGGAAGAATTCTACACTAAAAATAAGAATGAAGAAAGAAAAAATCTTGAAATAGGAGAAGATGAAAAGGTTATACTTGTAATCGGAGGAAGTTTGGGAGCTAAAAGCATAAATGAAGCAGTCATAAAAAATTGGGAAAAAATAATTTCAGATGAAAAAATAAAGTTATTCTGGGGAACAGGAAAAGATAATTTTGAAGAAGATACATACAGAATGAAAAATTTTGGAAATTCAGTAGTTAAGCCATATTTTAATAATGTTGCCGATATAATGTCAGCATCAGATTTAGTAATATGCAGGGCAGGAGCTTCGACAATTTCTGAACTTATTCAGCTGGAAAAGCCGTCAATACTTATTCCTTATGACTTTGTTGGACAGAAGGAAAATGCTGATGTTCTGGAATATGTGAACGGAGCAAAGATATTTACAAACGAAACTGCAGATAAGGCGGTCGAGGAAGCGCTGAATCTTGTAAAACAGGATGAAATGCTGGAATTTATGAAGGAAAATATAGAAAAGCTTAAAAAAGGAAATGCATCTGATACAATAATAGAGGAAATGGGACTATAACAATATAAAATAGAGGAAGAGAGGAAAAAATGTTAACAAATGTCAGAAATGTTTATTTCAGCGGAATAAACGGTATAGGAATGAGCGGACTTGCGAAAATTCTTGTGAAAGAAGGGTATAATGTGGCAGGTTCAGATCTTGAAAGAAAAGCCATAACTCAGGAAATGGAAGAAATGGGAATTAAAATATATATAGGTCAAGTAGAGGAAAACGTCAAAGATAAAGGAATAGATTTGTTTGTTTATTCAACTGCAATAAGGGAGACAAATCCTGAATACAGATATGTTGTGGAAAATAATATAAAAAAGATAAAAAGAGGTCAGCTGCTTGCTGAAATAATGAATAAATTTGAAGGGATTGCCGTTGCAGGGACTCATGGAAAAACCACTACAAGTTCAATGATGAGTGTAGCTTTTCTGGAAAAAGATCCTTTTATAGTTGTAGGGGGTATAATACCTGAAATTAACAGTAACAGTAAAATTGGAAATTCAGAATATTTTATCGCTGAAGCAGATGAAAGTGATAATTCATTCCTGTACATAAAACCCAAGTACTCTGTTGTTACAAATGTGGAACCGGATCATCTTGAGCATCACGGAACTTATGAGAATATAAAGAGATCTTTTGAAAAATTTATTGACAGTACTGAAAAGCTTGCTATTCTTTGTAAAGACTGTACTGAAATACCTGAACTAAATATAAAAAATAAAAACATAGTATGGTATAGCATAAAAAAAGAAGACACTCATATATTTGCAACTAATATAAGAATGAGTGAAGGACATACAAAGTA
Coding sequences:
- the murD gene encoding UDP-N-acetylmuramoyl-L-alanine--D-glutamate ligase, giving the protein MKKAVVFGAGLSGHGAKELLEKNGYEVYLVDDKNGIPSKEAIDLLDKEKIEFIVKSPGIPWKVELLVKAENKNIKIISEIDLAYKYMNKNIKIISFTGTNGKTTTATKMYELMEYSGKKVKLAGNAGYSFAKLVADEEDLEYIVLELSSYQLENNPQVHSYIAGIINLTPDHLARYDSVEDYYITKFNIFARQTEQDFALINQDDEVFQKLYDEKKLWKNIKAEKVYMSKEKKGNIFVMDGIIYTMKDLEKKAEEIKDEELHKYAEPLVSVRELSLKGKHNLENMLFLIGAAKLLEIPNEQTAEFLKTTKALEHRLENFFIRKNTIFINDSKGTNVESTLKAIDSFDNSIILICGGDDKKISNKELVERIKQRVDSVYLIGDNAPLLIKDMEEIGYKNYRNMGTLENILDYFKENMDFSKEQTVLFSPATSSFCQFKNFEHRGRVFKELTEKLLGY
- a CDS encoding FtsW/RodA/SpoVE family cell cycle protein; amino-acid sequence: MKNRRMLGTTLIIVMIILMGLSIAMIASVSFPRGYKEFKNNYYFVIRQFVWFGVGTGIFFFTSRFKYTWYKKIKLHLYILGLGFLVAVLFSREVNGATRWFSFSGFNMQPSEMAKLIIIIYLAGIIDFCEKRKIRPEKLGFFLRLLIPLLVYIILIIAEKAFSSTVQITLIGMSMIFVSGVNIIQFLTTCLIIGGAGIISVMSTPYRMKRFMGFKSSELSYQVEQSLIAIGSGKLIGKFYGNGLQKFFYLPEIHTDYIFSGYAEEMGFIGSIILILIYIILLLVILITLAEKKDRYAKYILTGIFVMFSSQILGNIAVVLNIVPSTGIPLPLLSYGGSTTIVTMAALGIVYNIIKSLYIEKEQERLKEEEIVEKN
- the murG gene encoding undecaprenyldiphospho-muramoylpentapeptide beta-N-acetylglucosaminyltransferase, whose product is MKKVVFTTGGTGGHIYPALSIARKLREKNTEILFIGTKHRMEKELIPNENFKFIGLDVLPLKSIISFFKMAGAVFKTIGILKKEKPTEIIGFGNYITIPVLVAAIVLRIPYYLQEQNCTMGQANKYFYRWAKKVFIAFENTLDSVPEKYKSKFVVTGNPLREEFYTKNKNEERKNLEIGEDEKVILVIGGSLGAKSINEAVIKNWEKIISDEKIKLFWGTGKDNFEEDTYRMKNFGNSVVKPYFNNVADIMSASDLVICRAGASTISELIQLEKPSILIPYDFVGQKENADVLEYVNGAKIFTNETADKAVEEALNLVKQDEMLEFMKENIEKLKKGNASDTIIEEMGL
- the murC gene encoding UDP-N-acetylmuramate--L-alanine ligase; the protein is MLTNVRNVYFSGINGIGMSGLAKILVKEGYNVAGSDLERKAITQEMEEMGIKIYIGQVEENVKDKGIDLFVYSTAIRETNPEYRYVVENNIKKIKRGQLLAEIMNKFEGIAVAGTHGKTTTSSMMSVAFLEKDPFIVVGGIIPEINSNSKIGNSEYFIAEADESDNSFLYIKPKYSVVTNVEPDHLEHHGTYENIKRSFEKFIDSTEKLAILCKDCTEIPELNIKNKNIVWYSIKKEDTHIFATNIRMSEGHTKYEVIKNGKNLGEFELSIPGEHNVSNSLPVIYLAHEMNCNMDTVKERLLNFKGANRRYQVIYDNKMRIIDDYAHHPTEIKVTIDAAQKTEKGKITLIFQPHRYSRTKFFFDDFANVLGKIDNLILLPIYAASEDNTYGVTSESLAEKIGKGARVCNEAEIEEMIRNSKGIDNTYIFMGAGSVSKLAHEIIDRLK